One part of the Deltaproteobacteria bacterium genome encodes these proteins:
- the cobA gene encoding uroporphyrinogen-III C-methyltransferase — protein MTEHTKGIVYLVGAGPGDPGLITRRGLEVLQQADCVVYDYLANEGLLAAAPVEAEIIFVGKRGGDHTRSQNEINQLLVEKARAGMKVVRLKGGDPYIFGRGGEEAEELAQHRIPFEVVPGISSAVAVPAYAGIPLTHRRYASLVSFITGHEDPAKPESAIPWEVLAQSPGTLVFLMGVKNLAEITRQLQTRGKSAQTPAAVIQRGTTPAQRTVTGTLEDIANLVQAAGLAPPAILVVGEVVQLRPQLNWFETRPLWGKRIVVTRSRDQASAFVKLLAEQGATCLEVPTIQIQPPDSYADLDQALRQLSRYDWLILTSTNGVKAFMVRLFQSGQDVRALGSLKIAAIGAATAQALREYGLIADCVPTDYRAEGLVESLTPQIRPGSMIVLPRAQVARELLPQELEKRGVLVHVVPAYKTVPAPGLPPEAEVLFQQSQVDVLTFTSSSTVTHFAALVGEARFPELAADTIIAAIGPITAQTLERYGLHAQIQPQNYTIPDLTRAIVAYFQNGQG, from the coding sequence ATGACCGAACACACTAAAGGCATAGTCTATCTGGTGGGCGCTGGTCCGGGCGATCCGGGGCTGATTACCCGGCGGGGGCTAGAGGTGCTGCAGCAGGCCGACTGTGTGGTTTATGATTATCTGGCCAACGAGGGCCTGCTTGCGGCCGCGCCTGTCGAGGCTGAAATCATCTTTGTCGGCAAGCGCGGCGGCGATCATACCCGGAGCCAGAACGAAATCAACCAGTTATTGGTGGAAAAGGCTCGGGCTGGTATGAAAGTCGTGCGCCTCAAGGGCGGCGATCCCTATATTTTTGGCCGCGGGGGAGAAGAAGCCGAGGAGTTGGCTCAACACCGCATCCCTTTTGAAGTGGTGCCGGGAATCAGCTCAGCCGTAGCGGTACCGGCTTACGCCGGCATTCCCCTGACTCACCGGCGCTATGCCTCTTTAGTATCTTTTATTACCGGCCACGAAGACCCCGCCAAACCGGAAAGCGCCATCCCCTGGGAGGTTCTGGCCCAAAGCCCCGGCACCCTGGTCTTTCTGATGGGAGTAAAAAACCTGGCGGAAATTACCCGGCAATTACAAACCAGGGGCAAATCGGCCCAGACCCCGGCCGCGGTGATTCAGCGAGGTACGACACCGGCGCAACGCACGGTAACCGGCACGCTTGAAGACATCGCCAACCTAGTACAGGCCGCGGGCCTGGCGCCCCCGGCCATTCTGGTGGTCGGCGAGGTAGTGCAGTTGCGGCCGCAACTTAACTGGTTCGAAACGCGGCCGCTGTGGGGCAAGCGCATCGTGGTGACCCGCTCCCGGGACCAGGCCAGCGCCTTTGTCAAACTCCTGGCGGAACAGGGAGCAACCTGCCTGGAGGTCCCCACCATCCAGATTCAACCCCCGGATAGCTATGCCGACCTGGATCAGGCCTTGCGTCAGCTAAGCCGCTATGACTGGCTGATTCTGACCAGCACCAACGGGGTCAAGGCCTTTATGGTCCGCCTGTTCCAGTCCGGACAGGATGTCCGGGCTTTAGGCAGCCTGAAAATCGCTGCCATCGGCGCGGCTACGGCCCAGGCTTTAAGGGAATATGGGCTGATAGCGGATTGTGTGCCCACTGATTATCGGGCTGAGGGTCTGGTAGAAAGCCTGACCCCCCAGATTCGCCCTGGCAGTATGATCGTGCTGCCGCGGGCCCAGGTAGCCCGGGAACTATTGCCTCAGGAACTGGAGAAACGGGGGGTGCTGGTACATGTGGTGCCAGCCTATAAAACCGTTCCAGCGCCGGGTTTACCTCCCGAAGCCGAGGTCCTGTTTCAGCAAAGCCAGGTGGACGTTTTGACCTTTACCAGTTCGTCAACGGTGACCCACTTTGCCGCCCTGGTCGGAGAGGCGCGTTTTCCCGAACTGGCGGCGGATACGATAATCGCGGCAATCGGTCCGATCACCGCCCAGACTCTGGAAAGATATGGTCTGCATGCTCAGATTCAGCCCCAGAACTACACCATTCCGGACCTGACCAGGGCGATCGTCGCCTATTTTCAAAATGGCCAGGGATGA